DNA sequence from the Fibrobacter sp. UBA4297 genome:
CGGCATGTATCTGGTTTATCACCGCAAGTTCAACAACCATACGGGTTGGCACAATGTCGAGACTCACCAGCTGTTCTTTAACAGGATGGGCTGGATTGTGGCGGCACCTTTCGAGTATCACGAGGGTTACGGGCTACCGGCGCGTGCGCTCGACCGCAGCGATATCGCGGGCCCGTACAAGGTGATTATGCATAACCCGCCCAGGAACAACCCGCAGACCTGGGAAGATTCCGTGGCGGTGAACCAGGAACAGAACATGCAGCTCAATGCCGACGGTACGGTGACAGGCGCCTACACGGGAACCTGGGATTACGACTATGCGAAGGGCCGGAGCTACGTGACGCTTACTCTAGGTGGAACAGTCTACGAGGGCGTGGTGCTTGACCAGTTGCAGAACGATATGAGCAAGCGGACGCTTACGTTCTCGGCGATGAACAAGGCGGGGAACCGTGCCTTCTGGGGTTACCGTGTGCCGAAAACCGAAGTGCTGCAGGATGCCCGCTATTACGGCGACAGCGTGAAGGTCGTTGGGAAAAAGGACTTTAGCACGGCATGGGATGCCTATGACGAATTTGAGTCCGTGAAGGTAAGCGGGAACTTTGTCGCGGAATTTGAATTCAGGAACAAGGTAAAGAGCGGAGCCGAAAACTGGAACAACTGGGTGCTCGTCTTTAGGAACGGTGGCGACATGTGGTACCTGCGTGCCGACGGCTATTCCGTGGAAACGCTCGGTGGCGAAAATACGGTGCACTACTGGAATGCCTGGGGTGAAAACTGGGATGCCTTCAAGAAGATGTACGACGGTGCAAAAGTCCGCCTGCGTGCAGAAAAGGACGGCTACCTGATAAATGTGTATGCGTTCTTGCGCGGTGCGGCGAAGGATGGATCCGACTCGCTAGTGTATGCGGTTACGGCTACGGGGACACCGGTTGGCGATTACGAAATCTTGCTCGGTGCCGACGCGGCGTCGCTCGAGTTGAGCCGCGTTGCCTACGGAGCGCTTGAAAATCGCATCGTGGCGGGTACGATAAACGACGGTGGCGAATACAATGTAGCGTTCAATGCGCAGAAGACGGCTGAATACAAGGTCTCGGGCGACTTTAGCGCAACATTCCGCTTTATGAATTACGGGAACAAGCCGGTCTATGGGCTTACCGATGCGAACAAGGTAAACAACTGGGACAATTACATTGTGCGTGCGACTGCCGGCGGGGCGACGACGCTGTTGCGTGCCGATGCCTTTGCGATGGATAACGCGGGAACGTTCGATTACGATTTTGACTGGAACTGGGACGATTTCGCTGGCATCATGCGCAACGCCGAAGTGGTGATGGATGTCTCGCGCGAAAAGGATGTCGTTACCTACTCGGCCCGCATCACGGCGCAAGATGGCAAGGCGTATCACTACAAGGCGGTAAATAGGGGCGCATCAACTGCCGAGATGTCGCTCGGGTTTACTTGTGAGAAGAGTGTGGTCGACCTGCTTTCGGTTTCCGTGAATAGCGTGGCGGGCGACAGCACGCAAATCCAGGTGGAAGATCCTGATTCTTCGACCACGTCGTTTGCGGTTCGCAAGGGCGTTGAAACGGAACGCAGCCTGCAGGATATGCGTGGCGCGAAGGTTTACGATGTGCGCGGTCGCCTTTTGGGAACTGCGGACAGCCCGCGGGTAAAGGAAATGCGTTTGCGCAAGGCCCGACAGCCCGTTTTTGCGAAGTAACAACAGCACCGCAGGTGCCCACGAAGAAACTTGTCTCCCTTGTCTCCGTTGTCTATGGACAACCGGAAGTGTGGTGGTGAAGGTACTATTTGGAGTGCCGGAGATATATTATAGGTGCAGGTTCCCGGTGGTGCGGGGACCTGTAATTCAAAAAAAGGATTGGATGATGAAAAAGTTGTGGATGTTTGGACTTTCGCTCGCACTTGGAGTGGGCATGTCGCAGGCGGCTCGCCAGATGGAATGGCTGAACCGCGGTTTGGTCGCTGTCAAGACGACTAACGGAGTTTTCCTCAGTTGGCGAGTTCTCGGAACAGACGGTAATACGACCGGTTTTAACCTATATCGCGATGGCGAAAAAATCGCCAGTTTTACGGGTTCACAGGCAAGCAACTACACAGATACGAAAGGAACAGCATCGAGCAAATACTCGGTGAAAGCAGTGGTTGGCGGCAAGGAAATAGCGGCTGACGCTGCAGTTTCTGTTTGGAGTAATCAGTATCTGACTGTAAATCTTGACCGTCCGAATGGTGGGAGCGATTACACCTACAGCCCGAACGATATCGCGGTAGGCGATGTAGACGGCGATGGAGAATTTGAGCTGATTCTCAAGTGGGATCCGAGCAATTCTAAAGACAATTCGCAGAAGGGGAAAACAGGCAATGTCATCATTGACTGCTACAAGATGAGTGGCAAAAAACTTTGGCGCATTGACCTCGGTGTAAACATCCGTGCGGGGGCGCATTACACGCAGATGCTCGTGGGCGACTATGATAGCGACGGCAAAGCTGAATTCGCGGTAAAGACCGCTCCCGGAACAAAAGACGGCAGCGGCAATTATTTATCACTCGGTTCTGCAAAGGGTGCAGACCACAGCAAGGATTACAGGAATTCAAACGGCTACATTTTCACAGGACCTGAATGGCTTACCATTTTCAATGGCGAAACTGGTAAGGAAATGGCGACGGTTGATTACAATCCCGGTCGCGGTACGGTAAAGAACTGGGGCGACAGCTACGGCAATCGTGTCGACAGATTCCTCGCAACAAATGCGTACCTTGATGGTAAAAAGCCGAGTATGGTATTTCAGCGCGGTTACTACACCCGAATGGCAATTACCGCCTACGATTGGGATGGCAAGACACTTTCACAACGCTGGTATTACAACGCAGCCACGAGCGGACAGGAATGTTACGGGCAAGGCAATCACAACATTTCCGCAGGCGACGTGGATGGCGACGGCTTTGATGAAATTATTGAAGGAAGTTGCGCCGTTGACCACGATGGAAAATTCATGTACCGCACAGGCAAGGGCCACGGCGATGCCATGCACTTGAGCGATCTCGACCCCGATAATCCCGGTCTTGAAGTTTGGCAAGTTCACGAAGAAAAGCCCTACGGCTACGATTTGCACGATGCCCGTACCGGCAAGCTACTTTTTAACGAAACGAGTTCGGGCGATAACGGGCGCGGTGTCGCAGGCGATGTGGATTCGCTAAACCGTGGACACGAACTTTGGTCTGCCGCTAATTGGAACACCTATACCGTAAAAGGAAAAATTTGGAAAGCAGACAAGCGCCCCGCTTATAACTTCCGTATTTATTGGGACGGTGACTTACTTGATGAACTGTTGGACAACACGACTATCAGCAAGTGGGACCATGCCAAACAACAAAGCAATACGCTTTTTCAGATGCAGGGCAACAGCTGCAACACCACCAAGGCTACGCCGAACTTTAGCGGTGATATTTTAGGCGACTGGCGCGAAGAAGTCATTTTGCACGATGGCGCATCCAAGCTCTACATCTACACAACTACGATTCCAACAGAACATCGAATGTACACGCTTGCGCACGACCCGATTTACCGTCTCGGCATGAGCTGGCAAAACACCGCCTACAATCAACCTCCGCATTTGGGATTTTGGTTATACGGCAATAAGGACAAGTTCCCGACGCCTGACATTACGCTCGTCGGCGATTATACACCGAAACCCGCCGCGATTATCAAGCAGGGCGCAGGTTCCAGCAGCCAAGCCATTGCACTCGGGGATTCAATTGTTCCGTTCACTTTCGCAATTCAAAACGCCGATGGCGCAACTGTTGAAAATCTCCCTGCAGGCGTAAGCGCAAAATGGAACGCACAGACAAATTCGCTATACTTCAGCGGAACGCCAACCGTCAGCGGAGAATTCACCTACACGATCACCACAAAGGGAGGCAACGCGGAATACGGCGAAGCAACCCGCAGCGGGAAATTTACCATTGACGATCCGAATGCTAAAACAACTTCGCTAAAGCCTAGTGCGAAAAGAGCTTTGCTGAACTGTTCTGGACACGTTTATGATTTGCGAGGACGTCTTGTGAAACAACGTAAACATCGTGGTTTTTATCTAACAAGATAACGAAAGCTAATCCAACACCCAACCCATCCTCCCCCCGGCGAATGTCGAGGGGAGAACTTTTGTTAACTAGTATTTTTGCAAAGCCGACTCGTAACGGTTCACGCGTTCAGTAAGCCAGCTTTTGAGGCTTTGAACTTCGTCAATGTAACTGCGGACAGGTGTCCATTTTATCGCATCATTTTCAAGAGCCTTTTGTGTTTGCAACATATAATCGTCTAGCTTTGAAAATACATCAGCCAGAATACTTGTTTTAAGCTGACCCCAGCGAGCCTTGTAATCAGCCAGGAAATTTTCATTTGCAAACAAGTTTATAAAGAATCCGGAAACCGCCCGATTTCTATGTAAAATCCAGTCCTGATCAACAAAGTATTTCTTGGTATCTTCATCCCAGCTATAAGCAAACCCACCATCAAAATCCCATACAGGCCCCATGTGATACAAACCCGAAGAATCCTTATACAAATACATACTGCGCGGGGCTTCTAATTCAACATTGTGCGTCAATTCCTGCAAGATTAGAAAATCCATAAAGCTGCTGATATCCATGAGTTTTTGAACGCTGTCATAGTCGGAATTTGCAATGGCCTGTTCCAAAACTGCAAGGTTCGCAGATATGGTATCGATTTGCGTTGCGGTCACATTTTTAGGGTACTTGACGGCAACAGGCAACTTGTAAATTTTGCTATAGAAATTATTCGTGGCACTCGGCGAAAGTTCCGGTCCATCATCCTTGTCAAGACTCAGCAATACCCCTCCATTACCCGTATTGACTCGCGATACCCCATGTTCAATTTGCTCGGTAAGTTGATAGATGCCCATATACTCGCCATTGATTTCAACTTCGACAAATCGGTTGGCGTTCACAAAAGCGAAGCTCCCCATGTAACGCGCCATATCAAAAGCAACCGCATTCATGAATTTGCTTTGATCGCGATAATTCGCAAGCAACACCCAATCTTTATTGGCAGGGAGTCCGAGAACAGAAGTCTTTGCATCAAGTTTGACGCGGTAAGGCTTTTTAGGGTACCAGAGGCGCGTAGAATTTCCACGAGTTCGGATTTTACCACTTGCAGGGGCTAAATCCTCATAAATTCCGTTCCCAGCAATTTCAACAGAACAAAGAGCGTAGGCGCTATCGACATTTGCAGAATCATAAGTTATAATACGAATGTAAGGGACTCCGTTATTGGGAGGCGAAGGGAGAACCGAAGATGAGGATTGTACGGGAACCCGCGAAGATGACGATTGCGCGATTACCGATGAGGAGGACGACTGCGTGATTATTGACGAGGACTGTATAATCGTCAAAGAAGATGAACTTTGCAA
Encoded proteins:
- a CDS encoding glycoside hydrolase family 43 protein codes for the protein YKYGNNGAAKWSGTSMLEDPYMGIHVGGGYYVSGEGSYIQYFKDADGNGNYYLFVSYGFYSPEGGYTMRVFRSKDVKGPYVDVDGTPAIFEKFILNYWGNTDRGFPIVANYRWSFWAEDRAEIADGHNSLLRDDDGGMYLVYHRKFNNHTGWHNVETHQLFFNRMGWIVAAPFEYHEGYGLPARALDRSDIAGPYKVIMHNPPRNNPQTWEDSVAVNQEQNMQLNADGTVTGAYTGTWDYDYAKGRSYVTLTLGGTVYEGVVLDQLQNDMSKRTLTFSAMNKAGNRAFWGYRVPKTEVLQDARYYGDSVKVVGKKDFSTAWDAYDEFESVKVSGNFVAEFEFRNKVKSGAENWNNWVLVFRNGGDMWYLRADGYSVETLGGENTVHYWNAWGENWDAFKKMYDGAKVRLRAEKDGYLINVYAFLRGAAKDGSDSLVYAVTATGTPVGDYEILLGADAASLELSRVAYGALENRIVAGTINDGGEYNVAFNAQKTAEYKVSGDFSATFRFMNYGNKPVYGLTDANKVNNWDNYIVRATAGGATTLLRADAFAMDNAGTFDYDFDWNWDDFAGIMRNAEVVMDVSREKDVVTYSARITAQDGKAYHYKAVNRGASTAEMSLGFTCEKSVVDLLSVSVNSVAGDSTQIQVEDPDSSTTSFAVRKGVETERSLQDMRGAKVYDVRGRLLGTADSPRVKEMRLRKARQPVFAK
- a CDS encoding rhamnogalacturonan lyase; the encoded protein is MMKKLWMFGLSLALGVGMSQAARQMEWLNRGLVAVKTTNGVFLSWRVLGTDGNTTGFNLYRDGEKIASFTGSQASNYTDTKGTASSKYSVKAVVGGKEIAADAAVSVWSNQYLTVNLDRPNGGSDYTYSPNDIAVGDVDGDGEFELILKWDPSNSKDNSQKGKTGNVIIDCYKMSGKKLWRIDLGVNIRAGAHYTQMLVGDYDSDGKAEFAVKTAPGTKDGSGNYLSLGSAKGADHSKDYRNSNGYIFTGPEWLTIFNGETGKEMATVDYNPGRGTVKNWGDSYGNRVDRFLATNAYLDGKKPSMVFQRGYYTRMAITAYDWDGKTLSQRWYYNAATSGQECYGQGNHNISAGDVDGDGFDEIIEGSCAVDHDGKFMYRTGKGHGDAMHLSDLDPDNPGLEVWQVHEEKPYGYDLHDARTGKLLFNETSSGDNGRGVAGDVDSLNRGHELWSAANWNTYTVKGKIWKADKRPAYNFRIYWDGDLLDELLDNTTISKWDHAKQQSNTLFQMQGNSCNTTKATPNFSGDILGDWREEVILHDGASKLYIYTTTIPTEHRMYTLAHDPIYRLGMSWQNTAYNQPPHLGFWLYGNKDKFPTPDITLVGDYTPKPAAIIKQGAGSSSQAIALGDSIVPFTFAIQNADGATVENLPAGVSAKWNAQTNSLYFSGTPTVSGEFTYTITTKGGNAEYGEATRSGKFTIDDPNAKTTSLKPSAKRALLNCSGHVYDLRGRLVKQRKHRGFYLTR
- a CDS encoding CotH kinase family protein, yielding MGYVCNFAKGVALLFPLFLFACGNSESVNFISPNGSLVSFGGEAQSSSSELLQSSSSLTIIQSSSIITQSSSSSVIAQSSSSRVPVQSSSSVLPSPPNNGVPYIRIITYDSANVDSAYALCSVEIAGNGIYEDLAPASGKIRTRGNSTRLWYPKKPYRVKLDAKTSVLGLPANKDWVLLANYRDQSKFMNAVAFDMARYMGSFAFVNANRFVEVEINGEYMGIYQLTEQIEHGVSRVNTGNGGVLLSLDKDDGPELSPSATNNFYSKIYKLPVAVKYPKNVTATQIDTISANLAVLEQAIANSDYDSVQKLMDISSFMDFLILQELTHNVELEAPRSMYLYKDSSGLYHMGPVWDFDGGFAYSWDEDTKKYFVDQDWILHRNRAVSGFFINLFANENFLADYKARWGQLKTSILADVFSKLDDYMLQTQKALENDAIKWTPVRSYIDEVQSLKSWLTERVNRYESALQKY